In Bacillus sp. Marseille-Q1617, a genomic segment contains:
- a CDS encoding FadR/GntR family transcriptional regulator has translation MMTKVNSLHSQSKVYIGIVHQLREMISKDGLKQGDKIPSERELSERLNVGRSSVREALRALELLGLIETRRGEGTFLRDFRDHHLIDLLGMFILQDQKAQEDVKCTKTMIEKEALRTIFCNRLDVSELISKVTEDNDTLTWREIFEEIILISNNYLSHRIWNVLNDYETLIIGEKKITPEIKEKLLSLLQGLENQDKESVQTAYKQISEIGDRELTNSNIFL, from the coding sequence TATTGGAATTGTTCACCAACTTAGAGAAATGATATCGAAAGATGGCCTCAAGCAGGGGGATAAAATCCCTTCTGAAAGGGAGCTTTCTGAAAGGCTGAATGTCGGACGGTCTTCTGTCAGGGAAGCACTCCGGGCTCTTGAACTATTGGGATTGATTGAAACCAGAAGAGGGGAAGGAACATTCCTGCGCGATTTCCGGGATCATCACCTCATTGATCTTCTGGGGATGTTCATTCTACAGGATCAAAAAGCCCAGGAGGATGTGAAGTGTACGAAGACGATGATTGAAAAAGAAGCGCTGCGTACAATTTTCTGCAACCGGCTGGATGTATCTGAATTGATCTCCAAGGTCACAGAAGACAATGACACCCTTACCTGGAGGGAAATATTTGAAGAGATCATTCTCATAAGCAATAACTATTTGTCACATAGAATCTGGAACGTCCTGAATGATTACGAAACTTTAATCATCGGAGAAAAGAAAATAACCCCTGAGATAAAAGAAAAGCTTTTAAGCCTGCTTCAAGGATTAGAAAATCAAGATAAAGAATCGGTGCAGACTGCCTATAAACAGATCTCGGAAATCGGGGATCGCGAGCTGACAAATTCCAACATTTTTTTATGA
- the accD gene encoding acetyl-CoA carboxylase, carboxyltransferase subunit beta: MLKELFNKSNKPKKKKYATIPSEAAKQDVPEGIMTKCPECKKIMYTKELQKNLKVCIHCGYHHGMSSTERVNCFIDEGTFEEIDAGLVSVNPLGFPDYLEKVEKDRKKTGLNEAVLTGSGKVNGIDVVVAIMDSRFRMGSMGSVVGEKITRAIEEADKRHVPFIIFTASGGARMQEGVLSLMQMAKTSVALKRFSENGGLFISIMTHPTTGGVSASFASVGDYNFAEPGALIGFAGRRIIEQTIREDLPEDFQTAEFLLKHGQLDGVISRMEMKEKIGLVLDIHQWDGDLPW; this comes from the coding sequence TTGCTTAAGGAACTTTTCAATAAATCCAATAAACCTAAAAAGAAAAAATATGCCACGATTCCTTCTGAAGCAGCCAAACAGGATGTTCCTGAAGGGATCATGACCAAGTGTCCCGAATGCAAAAAAATCATGTACACGAAGGAATTACAGAAAAACCTGAAGGTCTGCATTCATTGCGGCTACCATCATGGGATGAGCTCAACGGAGAGAGTCAACTGTTTCATCGATGAAGGGACCTTTGAAGAAATCGATGCCGGGCTCGTATCCGTCAATCCGCTTGGCTTTCCGGATTACCTTGAAAAAGTGGAAAAAGATCGAAAGAAAACCGGCTTGAACGAGGCGGTGCTTACAGGATCCGGGAAAGTGAATGGTATCGACGTAGTCGTGGCGATCATGGACTCCAGATTCCGGATGGGAAGTATGGGATCAGTGGTCGGTGAGAAAATTACGAGAGCCATTGAAGAAGCGGACAAGCGACACGTGCCGTTCATCATTTTTACTGCATCAGGCGGTGCCAGGATGCAGGAAGGTGTGCTGTCACTTATGCAAATGGCCAAAACAAGTGTCGCCCTAAAACGATTCAGCGAAAACGGAGGTCTCTTCATTTCTATCATGACTCATCCGACGACAGGGGGAGTATCTGCAAGCTTCGCTTCTGTAGGGGACTATAATTTCGCAGAGCCGGGGGCGTTGATTGGTTTTGCAGGAAGAAGGATCATTGAACAAACGATTAGGGAAGATCTTCCGGAAGACTTCCAAACAGCAGAATTCCTTCTCAAGCACGGTCAGCTTGACGGAGTCATTTCCCGTATGGAAATGAAGGAGAAGATAGGTCTAGTACTAGATATACATCAGTGGGATGGTGATCTGCCATGGTAA
- the accA gene encoding acetyl-CoA carboxylase carboxyl transferase subunit alpha codes for MVNELEFEKPVVELKKKIAELKEFTQNSEVDLSKEIEKLEARLQKLENDIYENMKPWERVQVARHPNRPTTLDYIRYLFTDFMEMHGDRLYGDDEAIVSGLAKFDGVPVTIIGHQRGKDTKENIRRNFGMPHPEGYRKALRLMKQAEKFKRPIVCFIDTKGAYPGKAAEERGQSEAIARNLVEMAGLTVPVVCIVIGEGGSGGALALGVGNHIHMLENSTYSVISPEGAAALLWKDSTQAKRAAESMKITAPDLKELGIIDEIITEVTGGAHKNVEEQAHFMKDVLKQSLKELIPMSKEELIQHRYEKFKTMGDYSVLNEYIGVQS; via the coding sequence ATGGTAAATGAGCTGGAGTTTGAAAAGCCTGTAGTAGAACTTAAAAAGAAAATTGCAGAGCTTAAAGAATTCACTCAGAATTCGGAAGTGGATTTATCAAAGGAAATTGAAAAATTGGAAGCTCGGTTACAGAAGCTCGAAAACGACATCTATGAAAACATGAAACCTTGGGAGAGAGTACAGGTTGCACGTCACCCGAATCGACCGACAACACTGGACTACATCCGCTATTTATTTACTGATTTCATGGAGATGCATGGTGACCGTTTATACGGTGATGATGAAGCAATCGTTTCAGGGCTTGCTAAATTCGACGGTGTGCCGGTGACCATTATCGGACACCAGCGCGGGAAAGATACAAAAGAGAATATCCGCAGAAACTTCGGTATGCCTCATCCGGAAGGGTATCGTAAAGCGTTAAGATTAATGAAACAAGCAGAAAAGTTTAAACGTCCGATTGTTTGTTTTATCGATACAAAAGGCGCCTACCCTGGGAAAGCAGCTGAAGAACGGGGACAGAGTGAAGCCATCGCCAGAAACCTGGTTGAAATGGCCGGACTGACAGTTCCTGTCGTGTGTATCGTCATCGGGGAAGGAGGAAGCGGAGGAGCGTTGGCACTAGGTGTCGGCAATCACATTCACATGCTGGAAAACTCCACTTACTCCGTGATTTCACCTGAAGGAGCTGCAGCCCTCTTATGGAAAGATTCCACTCAAGCGAAGAGAGCGGCAGAGTCCATGAAAATCACGGCTCCGGATCTTAAAGAACTCGGAATAATCGATGAAATCATTACTGAAGTGACCGGGGGAGCACACAAGAATGTCGAAGAACAGGCTCACTTCATGAAAGACGTCTTAAAACAATCACTAAAAGAACTGATCCCGATGAGTAAAGAAGAATTGATCCAGCATCGATATGAAAAATTCAAGACGATGGGTGATTATTCTGTTTTAAATGAATATATTGGGGTACAATCATAA